The following DNA comes from Polynucleobacter necessarius.
AAACGCGCTATCACCCTCAACCGCTACGGTTGGCAAGCCGCTAGTTACGGCTGCGCCAATGGCATAACCCATACCAATACCCATGATGCCCAAAGTACCAGAGTCAAAACGTTTTCGTGGCTTGTACATGTCAACGATTGCGCGGCAATAGTCGAATGTATTCGCGCCTTCATTTACCAAGCTCACATCTGGATTCTTCTTGATCACATCACGAATCACACGCAATGCGCCATGGAAGTTCATTGGCTTTGCTTCTTTAGCCAATGTCTCCGCCATCTTGGCCGTGTTCTTGTCTTTCTTCTCAGTAATTGCAGCAATCCATTCAGCGCTTGGCTTCGGAACAGCTGACATACCCTTCAAGAGCTCGCCTACGCATGAACCGATATCGCCAATCAATGGAGCGGCAATTTGTACGTTGCTATCGACTCCGTTTTCCTGAATATCAATCTGGATAAATTTCTTAGGCTCTTTGCCCCAAGTGTGACCTTTACCGCGCGCAAGCAACCAGTTCAAGCGCGCACCACCCAATAACACCGCATCAGCTTCGGCCGATACAAATGAGCGCGCCGCAGAAGCGGACTGTGGATGGTTGTCTGGCAATAAACCTTTTGTCATCGACATTGGCACGTAAGGGATGCCTGATTTTTCAATCAAATCACCAATCTCTTTATCGGCTTGCGCGTAAGCAGCGCCTTTGCCCAACAAAATCAACGGACGCTTCGCACAAATCAACGGACGCTTCACACCCTTGAGTACGTCTAACGCACGCGCAACCGCATCAGCCGCTGGGGTTTGGCGTGGAACTGGATCGATTACCTTGAAGATGGATTTCTTGGCCTCTTCAACAGACATAGTCTGGCTCAGCAATTGAGCTGGCAAGTCTAAATACACACCACCTGGACGACCAGAAACAGCTGCGCGAATCGCGCGCGCAAAACCAATACCAATATCTTCAATGTGATTAATACGATATGCAGTTTGCAATATGGCTTAGCAGCATTGAACTGATCCATCTCTTCGTAGTCGCCTTGTTGCAAGTCAACGATTGCACGCTCGCTTGAACCAAAGATCAAAATCATTGGGAAGCAGTTCACAGTCGCGTTAGCAAGCGCTGTCAAACCATTCAAGAAACCAGGCGCAGAAACAGTCATGCAAATACCTGGCGTTTGCGTCATATAACCCGCAATCGCCACAGCATTACCTGCATACTGTTCGTGACGGAAACCAATAAAGCGCATTCCCTCCGCTTGAGCCAAGCGACATAAGTCAGTAATTGGAATACCAACTAAGCCGAACATCGTATTGAGATCGTTCGCCTTTAATGCATCAATGACGAGATGGAAGCCATCTGTTAATTGTGTGTTTTGGTTATCTGTTGTCATAGAAATTTTTATGTGAATTGCCCAGGCTCGCAAAGAGCTTGAGCAACTTTAGCTTTCGCTAAGGTCTCCAATTTAGTTATTAATCGCACAAAGGGTTTTGCTTCCCGCTGAGGCTGAGATGAATATTAGACTTGGGAGTGGGGTTCATCATTGACTTCGGTCAATTTCCCCCTAAATCCCGTAATTACAGGACAGATATCGACTTAGACAAAAAGCTCTTTGTGCTTCGTTTTCAAGCGGCTCAAGGTCTCAGGAGAGAGGTTGAGATAGGCTGCCAACTCTTTTTTAGGAAGCAATTCAAATAAATCCTCGTATTTACGCAAGAAGCGCTCTACTCGTCCTGGGGCGTCAAGCATATGCAAGGTGATGGTATGGGCCATGATTTCACTCATGAGACGCATCACCTCAAACGCAAAGCTTTCCTTGAGAGGCTTGTGCTGCTCGAGACATTCCGCCCATTTCTTCAATGGTATGCGAGCCACGCGGGCTTTGGTAACATTGGCAATACTGTAGGGGGCAGCCGTCTTGAGGCGCCAAGCAGCATAACTAGTTTCAATATCATTTTCGATGGCAAAACGCAGAATCATCTCTTTTGCATCGGAACTAGACACAATGCGCTTCAGAATTCCATCCAAAACGAAGTATTGCTCCATCTGATGATCGCCTTGGTGGAGCAGAATTTCCGATTTTTTCAGATCAGAGATGTCTAAAGGACGCTCTAACTCAGCCATTGTGGCCTAATCTAAGCTTTTTAAGACTGAGTTTTGACTCAACTGCAGATGAATCAGGTTTTTTCGGGGTGCTTATCTAATGCGGTCATCAATACTTACGCCTAGACCGTCTATTGTAGGCTTTTTTACCCCTGAAATCGGGGGGTTTACACCAAATACCCCAATAGGTCAGCTAGAATGCCAAGGTCATGGTTCTTTATTGCAGTGCAATAAAGTTAAACGGTAAACACTAAACGTGTGCTGCCCCCGCAGCGGTAGGTAAAAAATGCGTCTTTATTAGCCGTCAAAGACGTCAGGAATCTGACAAAGCCACTGTGCGCGTCAATCGCATGGGAAGGCCAGATTCTGATATTTACTAGCCCGGATACCGGCCAAGACAAGTGGAATTTTACGGACGGGGATATTCGCGCGCCAATGATGCGCAACCCGCGCCTCATTGACGCTTGAACTCCTGCACGGGAACTTCTGTGCGACCCAGCTAACGTGGAAGTTAGATGGGTAATCGATAACAGAAAGTCAGTCATGAAGCAGCAGTTCAACAGCAAAAAAAATTAGCGCCTTATTTTGCGCAGGTTTACCCGCCTTTAGCAGCACGGCATTTTCACAAAACAACTCTAGTGTTTCGGTTGCAACAGCTCCAAACACAATAGACCCAATTATTGTTACTGCAACTAGATTGCCAACACCCGGAAACAATGTTTTGGCTGACGATACATATATTGGCCCTGAAGAAATTGAGCAAGCCGCTCAAACAAGCCTTCCAGAACTACTTCAACAACAAAGGGGAATTCAAATCTCAGGCTCAGGCGGTGGCGGAAATGTTTCAAGCGTTTATATACGTGGAACAAATAACAACCAAAGCTTGGTACTTGTTGATGGTGTAAGAATGGAATCATCCTCTCTTGGAGGGCCAATCTGGAATGCAATACCAGTCTCATCCATAGATCACATTGAAATCATTTATGGACCCCTTAGCACCATGTATGGCGCCGATGCAATGAGTGGCGTGATACAGATCTTTACAAAAAAGGTGGCGATCGAACTGAGATAAATGCCTCCTCAGGATACGGCACATATGGAACGAGCATCAACAACCCAAGCATCAGCGGCACAATTGATGGGGCTAATAAAACCGCCTATTCAATTGGCGTTATCCAAGAAAACTCACTAGGGTTTAATACGGTAGCGCCGAATAATGGCTGCTCACTAGGCTTAACATTTTTCGCCACAAAAAATAGTTATCAATATCCAATGTCGGCGGGCTATGACTCAAACTCTTCAGAGTCAACTATGATTCCCGTTATAGACAATGCAGTTAATAATTTATTTAGTGTTGCCGCCTATTCCAAGAATCAAATAAACGCAAAATGGCAAAGCATTTTTCAACTGTCCAGCTCGAATAGCACTGGGCAGAACCTGACCGGCTACAGCAATGACACAATAAACACTCCAGAATATGATTTGCACTGGCAAAATATAATATTGTCATTGGACAAGATACCCTGCAAGTGCTAGCTGAGCGCCGTATTCAGTACGTATATGCATCCAACTCTGTAAATGGCACCCAAGGTGGGTGTGGCCCTCAATGGGGGATGCCCGATATCCCATGCATAGTGAGCCAAAGCCGCACTACAGACTCTATTGCTGGCTCATACCAGCTAGAGAGGGGCGACAATCTTGCCAGCGCATCCATTAGAAATGATTCAATCTCCAGTTATGGCTCAAAAGTAACCGGAAGCATTGCATATGGATATTTCTTTACCAGACAATGGCGCGCAAATATTAACTACGGCACAGGGTTTAGAGCTCCTACATTTAATGAGCGCTTATTACTCCGGATCAGGTAATAGCACCCTCTCGTCCGACACCAATCGAAACATTGAGGCGGGACTTCAGCATGAGACAAGAGTCTATGATTTACACCTCGTTGCCTATCAAAATAATGTTCAGAATCTCATCCAGTGGCAACCTAAAACATGTGATATCAATGGCCTCTGGGGGCCAGCCAATTATGGTCTGGTGCAAATTCGAGGGGTTTCGCTTGGTGGGAATGCAAGGCTGGGAAATTACACACTCAAGGCCTCCTTTGATATTCTGAGTGCGATTGATCAAAAAAACAAATTTAGATTTACCTAATCGCGCAAAACAAGTTGTCAATCTAGGGGCCGAATATCGACTCAATAAATTTGATATAGGAGCGAATGTAACCATTTCTGGCCAATGTTACGGAACTCCTGCCTCAACGACTAACACTCCATGGATAGCGCCGTACGCACTTGCAAACCTTTACGCTAGCTATGAGTTTGATCGTCAGTGGACCGCCTTTGCTAGATGGAACAATATCTTCAATAGCAACTACCAACTCACTTATGGGTAGCAATACCCCTGGCTCAAATATTTTTGCCGGTATTCGCTATGCTAGAATGCCAATATGAGCGAATTGACCTCAATCCCTCCAAGCGATAACTCCAGCGACCTAGATTCGCTACATGCCTCCATTGCTAGGCTGGCTGAAAAAATTGCATCGATTACTGAGGCAGTACAAAACCTCAATCAAAATCGAGCGCAACTTGAAAACAAAATTGAAGATGCTCAAAAACGAGTTCAGCACATCTTAAGTTGTCTTCCAGAACAAAGTGATGGTCGACAACTTAATCTACTTTGCGAAGTT
Coding sequences within:
- a CDS encoding TonB-dependent receptor, translated to MADDTYIGPEEIEQAAQTSLPELLQQQRGIQISGSGGGGNVSSVYIRGTNNNQSLVLVDGVRMESSSLGGPIWNAIPVSSIDHIEIIYGPLSTMYGADAMSGVIQIFTKKVAIELR
- a CDS encoding TonB-dependent receptor domain-containing protein, translated to MRLIKKTNLDLPNRAKQVVNLGAEYRLNKFDIGANVTISGQCYGTPASTTNTPWIAPYALANLYASYEFDRQWTAFARWNNIFNSNYQLTYG